A window from Cryobacterium sp. PAMC25264 encodes these proteins:
- a CDS encoding SDR family NAD(P)-dependent oxidoreductase produces MTRFENKVAIVTGGGSGIGAEISRELAAEGASVVVTDINLEAAQTVVDEIIAAGGTAAAFTQNTAKWEDSEAAVLFAQEKFGALHLAVNNAGIGAAPQKIGDYDIAAWDRVRAVDLDGVFYGLKFQLPAIVAAGGGAVVNMASVLGSVGIAENAAYVTSKHALIGLTKVAALEYTADGVRTNAVGPGFIDTPLVRSSLSPEALTALEAQHASRRLGTDKEVAALTLFLLSDAASFISGSYHLVDGGYSAQ; encoded by the coding sequence ATGACCAGGTTCGAGAACAAGGTAGCGATCGTCACCGGCGGCGGAAGCGGTATCGGCGCGGAAATCTCCCGGGAGCTTGCCGCCGAGGGTGCCTCGGTCGTGGTCACCGACATCAACCTCGAGGCCGCGCAGACCGTCGTCGATGAGATCATCGCGGCCGGCGGCACCGCCGCCGCGTTCACTCAGAACACCGCGAAGTGGGAAGACTCGGAAGCGGCCGTCCTGTTCGCCCAGGAGAAGTTCGGCGCCCTGCACCTGGCCGTGAACAACGCCGGCATCGGGGCCGCTCCGCAGAAGATCGGCGACTACGACATCGCCGCGTGGGACCGCGTGCGTGCGGTGGACCTCGACGGCGTCTTCTATGGACTCAAGTTCCAGCTCCCCGCCATCGTGGCCGCCGGCGGCGGCGCCGTGGTGAACATGGCCTCGGTGCTCGGCTCGGTCGGCATCGCCGAGAACGCTGCCTATGTCACCAGCAAGCACGCCCTGATCGGCCTCACCAAGGTCGCCGCGCTCGAGTACACGGCGGATGGCGTGCGCACGAACGCCGTCGGACCCGGCTTCATCGACACCCCGCTGGTGCGTTCGAGCCTGTCCCCCGAGGCCCTGACCGCGCTCGAGGCCCAGCACGCCTCCCGCCGCCTCGGCACCGACAAGGAGGTCGCCGCGCTCACCCTGTTCCTGCTCAGCGACGCCGCGTCGTTTATCTCCGGCAGCTACCACCTCGTCGACGGCGGCTACTCCGCGCAGTAG